Within the Hyla sarda isolate aHylSar1 chromosome 1 unlocalized genomic scaffold, aHylSar1.hap1 SUPER_1_unloc_21, whole genome shotgun sequence genome, the region ctcagagcgcagcGCAGAGTTAGAATTCTGCTGGAAGGCCTCCGTGCCGCTGACAATCAGATCACAATCAGTGCCGCActgtatctgtattgatcacggcatctgaggggttaatggcggacatcagtgcaaTCTCTGCTCCGATACTCACGGTCATGTATAGGacacaaatgtacgtcctggtgcgcaaagtcatGTGCATTTACGTCAtgtgtcgttaaagggttaaagtcctTGTGTGCGCTGttgtgtttattgtccctgttgtctccatcttatatagtcAGCAGGATTTCCATGTAGACGACTAGAGGAATAATTTGGGATATTTCCCAGCACTTCTGTATTGCTGGGGGCTCTGAACCGCCTCGGCTGTCGTCTGATTTGTGCCCTATGGATTGTTCATTGCTGCTGGATGGGAGTGTGATGGGGTCCAGGAGTGGGGTGTATGTGACCTGAAGACCCTATATTATGTCTACATTAACTATTTATTATCCGGAGGACGGGGAGAAGGTTCCATGATGTCACATGCTGCACTTATAATGTTCTACTAAAAAGACTATAAATATGGGcgcagtgtttaaccccttaaggactcagcgtttttctgtttttgcattttcattttttccctcatcattttctaaaaatcataacgctttctattccatattatggcttattttttgcgccaccaattctactttgcagtgacattagtaattttatcaAAAAATCCAAGACGTAACGGAAAAAacaattaattgtgcgacaaaattgaagaaaatatttcattttgtaaattttggggccttccgtttcaacgcactgcactttttggtaaaaatgacaccttatcattattctgtaggtccatacgattaaaatgataccctacttatataggtttgattttgtcgcacttctggaaaaaaatcataactacatgcaggaaaatgtatacgtttaaaattgtcatcttctgacccctataacttttttatttttccgtgtacgggacggtatgagggctcattttttgcgccgtcatctgaagtttttagcggttccatttttgcattgatctgacattttgatcgctttttattcctttttttatgatataaaaagtgaccaaaaatacactattttggactttggaatttttttgcgcgtcagccattgacgatatatttttataattcggacatttccgcacgcggcgataccacatatatttatttttatttacacagttttttttatataattttttttagaaaaaaggggggtgattcaaacttttattagggaaggggttaaatgacctttattaactttttttcccactttttttgcagtgttgtaggtcccataggggactataacactgcacacactgatctcttatactgatcattgttatcccataggagactataacactgcacacactgatcttttacattgatcattgttatcccataggaggctataacactgcacacactgatctcttatactgatcattattatcccataggagactataacactgcacacactgatctcttatactgatctttattatcccataggagactataacactgcacacactgatctcttatactgatcattgttatcccatagggacctataacactgcacacactgatctcttatactgatcattattataccataggagactataacactgcacacactgatctcttatactgatcattgttattccatagggggctataacactgcacacactgatgtcttatactgatcattgttatcccataggagactataacactgcacacactgatctcttatactgataattgttatcccataggagactataacactgcacacactgatctcttatactgattattgttatcccataggagactataacactgcacacactgatctcttatactgatcattgttatcccataggagactataacactgcacacactgatctcttatactgatcattattatcccataggagactataacactgcacacactgatctcttatactgatcattgttattccatagggggctataacactgcacacactgatctcttatactgatcattgttatcccataggagactataacactgcacacactgatctcttatactgatcattgttatcccataggggactataacactgcacacactgatctcttatactgatcattattatcccataggagactataacactgcacacactgatctcttatactgatcattgttattccataaggggctataacactgcacacactgatctcttatactgattattgttattccataaggggctataacactgcacacactgatctcttatactgatcattgttatcccataggagactataacactgcacactctgatctcttacactgatcattattatcccatagggggctatagcactgcacacactgatcttttaccctgatccctgcaaagccatagctttgcatggatcagcataatagggggttgcttgctcaagcctgtaggagcaaggtaagggggtctccgctcacgtcctagctgatcgagacTATCGCGATagtcgggcgtacaggtatgccctgggtccttaagaggttaaagtttttattgttgttttttttctttttttacttaaaattaaaatctgtgttattcttggCAGATaattgtaccaggagatcagaggagaatcttatatcttcagattataaagcagatgatgatatcacacaagatacatatgaagaacattccattatcccagatacaccctcagcccttcacagccaagatctgtcatctcatccttatatacaggtcctgtcttctcagtcatcacaggatgttcagcaaaataaaggtcacagaaggggtgcTGGACATCAAAGACATTGTGCAGGGAAGAAGCAATATTCATGTTCagtatgtggaaaatgttttacttctaaatcaagtcttgttgaacatcagagaactcacacaggggataaaccatttttatgttcagaatgtggaaaatgttttacttttaaatcacggCTTGTtagacatcagagaattcacacaggagagaagccatttgtatgttcagaatgtggaaaatattttactcagaaatcacatctgtctgaacatcaaaaaattcatattggagagaagccattttcatgttcagaatgtggaaaatgttttacccaGAGATCACATCTGTCTGAACATCAAAAAATTCATattggagagaagccattttcatgttcagaatgtgaaaaatgttttactcagagatCACATCTGTCTGAACATCAAAAAATTCATattggagagaagccatttttatgctcagaatgtggaaaatgtttaacTTCCAAATCAtggcttgttcaacatcaaagaacccacacaggagagaagccatattcatgtgcagaatgtggaaaatgttttactcgaaAAGCAAGTCTTCTTATACACCAAAGAACGCACACAAAGTAGCCTTCTAACTTGTCAAATTGTACAAAAACTACAACATTGCAGTCAGTCACAAGAGAGATCACTTTAGAGCAATAAATTTACATGGGAAAAGTATTATTATTCCAGAAAATGTCTGATATACAAAATGCAAATAGAATCCAAATAACACATCTGTATATATGTCACCAGGTactagaatattatatatatataaataatctcCAAACAAATAAGAGAGAGAATGCGGCAGCTCACCAAAATCCTTCAGGCTTTATATCATGCGGGTGTACAGACAGGTGCAAATCACAGAGAAACGTCCCTTTCACACTGACTTGTACTTCTTCCGGCTCCGGGAGCAGGAAGAAGCACAAGTCAGTGTGAACCGGACGTTGCTCTGTGATTTGCACCTGTCTGTACACCCGCATGATATAAAGCCTGAAGGATTTTGTTGCGCTGTCGCATTCTCTCTCTTATTTGTTTGGAGTTGCATTAGTCTAAGGACTTTATTGCTGAGCACCACCAGATAGAGGCATTTATGAGCGGCCGTATTATTGCCATCGGAGAAGGGATTTGTATCACTCGCTGTGAATCCACAGTAGTGCCCGCTGAAAACTTCTCATTGTTACGAGTGTTTAATAAAGATTTACTTTTCAGACATAAAGTTTCTTATCCATTTATCTCTATAATTTTGTCTGCTGGGAAataatcccccataacaatgtagaGATATGATGTGTCCGCTGCTCCTCATGGTGAAGACCCAACAGGTATAATCCATGGGGAGCTGCTGGGACTGGATATTCCCCACCGGCCATGATTGACAGATCGCTCTTTGTTCACATATGTTACATATTATGGGATATTTCTCAATACGTGTTCTCATTATCAAGGTTACAGGTTATCACTGAGATACACTGtacagtgctggatgtatatatatagaatctaATGACATAGGACAATACTATTTCAGTACAGTGGGaggatataccatatatacacatgaaGTGTCCAATAAGAAAACACCCACCACCTAATGTATACCATGCCGGTGCAGTGccgtagattgtgatttgccatagattgtgatggagtgactcagcagttttccctgctcgagcgctccgcctccatcacattctataggctgacactcgcacatcccccccccccccaaccattggttactgcgggggctggggggggtgtgcgagtgtcacgtgaAATATTTAATACTCACACATCACAGCTCACGGATCTCTCCCTGTAATAGCccaaagctgcacggagctctcatggcctctgtggcccaatTCCGAGAGCGTTATTgggccacagaagctaatacttttactgttttattgtcacCCACCAGCGCGCTTGTTCGCcaccgctatcgggatccctatgcccgatagagcTGACAACCTCTTGCCTCCCCGCCCACTGCTctgctccccgtcccctgttaactctcagggaacagaaagtagagcagcgggcgccgctaaagtagtactgcacatgcgcagcactacacaaatagcgtaggtaggtagcgtagccgtacattagtgtaggttgtaatttagcatagtttagcaTTAATAGTGAAAGggggttaggcaccacaactcccagcatgcccagacagctaaaggctgcccaggcatgctgggagttgtagtttagcttagattagacagcgaagggaccacaactcccagcatgcccagacagctgaaggctgcccggatatgctgggagttgtagtgcagtaatgggaccacaaatcccagcatgcccagacagctgaaggctgcccgggcatgctgggagttgtagtgcagtgatgggaccacaaatcccagcatgcccagacagctgaaggctgcctaggcatgctaggagttgtagtgcagtgaagtcaccacaacttccagcatgcgtagacagctaaaggctgcccaggcatgctgggagttgtagttttacacaggtataaagtagttagcatagcgttagctcaattttagcgtagctttagtttagtgttagcgcagttttagtttttagcgtagcatagtgttagcgcagttgtagcgtagcttagtgcTAGCGTACTTTTATAGTATTttgcatagtgtagtgttagtgcacttttagtgtagtgttagagcagttttaatgTATTCAGTGTAGTGTAGCATTAGCATAGTTTTAGTATatttagtgtagcgtattgttagcgtagtcttagagtagtgagcgcagcgtagtcttagatTAGTTAGCGTAGTGcagtgttagtccagttctagcatagttggtgtagttgtacacgggtgtagtgtagctaacttagttttacaggcagatgaagtgtagtttagagagtttagcatggggtgtagcttagcttagtcataaagtgaaggggctacaactcccagcatgcccagagagccaaaggccgtccgggcaggatggaagttgtagttttgcaaaagcagcagaggcagttgcgctctgctacgttaatgcagtatacagtcacatgtatagatggctggatacggtgatcacaaggccacttacccacctccgtttcctgctccgtcactggacaTGTGGCAATGCAGGAAAATGACggagctggaacgggggtggtaagttaggctctccaggtaataacccattttttttgtgtttgtcttctcgtttcagatacgtgaatgcggaggactacatgggaatcggtggactacgacgatgacctgcatttttttcttttcttttaataaaatggttaacgagggctgtgggggagtgtttttcctaataaaaatgttttaacttgtgtgtgcttttttttctttgttattactttacaggcttagtagtggaagccctcttgtagacggagtccattactaagtcggggcttagcgttagccccaaaaacagctagcactaacccccaattattactccggtacccaccgccacaggggtaccgggaagagccgataccaacaggcctagagcgccaaatatgg harbors:
- the LOC130298109 gene encoding zinc finger protein 501-like isoform X1; this translates as MERDRNKMADRIINLTLQILFRLTGEDYTVVKKSSSERCRAPVCEGWGRTLSPIPGPPPHSLIHEEMDEQKILELINKMMELLTGEVPIRCQDVAVYFSMEEWEYVEGHKDQYKDQVMMKDQQPLTSPDNCTRRSEENLISSDYKADDDITQDTYEEHSIIPDTPSALHSQDLSSHPYIQVLSSQSSQDVQQNKGHRRGAGHQRHCAGKKQYSCSVCGKCFTSKSSLVEHQRTHTGDKPFLCSECGKCFTFKSRLVRHQRIHTGEKPFVCSECGKYFTQKSHLSEHQKIHIGEKPFSCSECGKCFTQRSHLSEHQKIHIGEKPFSCSECEKCFTQRSHLSEHQKIHIGEKPFLCSECGKCLTSKSWLVQHQRTHTGEKPYSCAECGKCFTRKASLLIHQRTHTK
- the LOC130298109 gene encoding gastrula zinc finger protein XlCGF17.1-like isoform X2 — its product is MEMTEEDYTVVKKSSSERCRAPVCEGWGRTLSPIPGPPPHSLIHEEMDEQKILELINKMMELLTGEVPIRCQDVAVYFSMEEWEYVEGHKDQYKDQVMMKDQQPLTSPDNCTRRSEENLISSDYKADDDITQDTYEEHSIIPDTPSALHSQDLSSHPYIQVLSSQSSQDVQQNKGHRRGAGHQRHCAGKKQYSCSVCGKCFTSKSSLVEHQRTHTGDKPFLCSECGKCFTFKSRLVRHQRIHTGEKPFVCSECGKYFTQKSHLSEHQKIHIGEKPFSCSECGKCFTQRSHLSEHQKIHIGEKPFSCSECEKCFTQRSHLSEHQKIHIGEKPFLCSECGKCLTSKSWLVQHQRTHTGEKPYSCAECGKCFTRKASLLIHQRTHTK